ACTCCGACGCGGTGCGGGTGGCCACCACCACGTCCGCGGCCAGCCCCGGGCGCTCCACCGCGGCCTGCGCGGCCTCCAGCGTGGCGTCCAGGAGGGCCACCACGAAGTCCGCCCCTTCCGAGCGGGCCCGCGCGCTGGCCTCCACCAGCTGCTCCGGTGTGTCCGCCGCCACCACGCCCACCTTCCGGGCGCCGGCGGGCAGCAGCTTCACCGTGCCGGGGGGCAGCTCCGGCAGGCCGAGCCCCTGGCGGAAGGCCTCGCCCCGGGTGTCATCCAGCGGGCCGGTGGCGCGCACGGCCAGCCCCATCAGCCGCATGGCGTCCGACAGGGCCTTGGCCTTGCGCTCCTCCTGGGGGACCTGGCCGGGCCTGAGCTCGGACTCGCCGAAGAGGCTGTTGCCGCCATCCACATAGAGGACGGGCAGGGGGCCCTTGCGCGCCTCCAGCACCTGGGCGGCGGCGCGGGCGATGCCGCCGCGCATGTTCTCGCTGCAGCCGCACGGGCCCAGGTAGCCCCGCGTGTCCGCGGAGACGAAGAGCACGGCGCCCGGAGCGTCGGTGGCGGTGGAGGAGGGGGACGGGGGCGTGCCCGCCTCGGCCTGCGGTGCAGGCGGGGCGGAGTCCTTGCGCATGCACCCGGCGAGCGACGCGCCGAGCAGCGCGGCGACGAGGACGGGGCGCATGGGGTTCACCAGAGGATGCTCTGCACCAGCTCGTCTATCTTCTCGCCCATCGCCTCCAGGCCGTTCACCTTGGAGAGCGAGCCGTCGGCGCCCACCTGCTCGGCCAGCTTGGACAGCTCGTCGTCCGGGAGGCTGGAGAACAGGACGATGGGGATGTCCTGCGTGCCGTACTCGTTCTTGAGCGTCCGGCAGATGTCGGTGCCCTTCGCCTCGGGCATGTGGATGTCGGTGAGGATGAGGTCCGGCCGCCAGCTCTGGAGTGTCTTTTCGAACTCCATGAGCGTCGACGTGGCGACGACTTCGTAGCCCCGCGCCTCGAGCACCGCCTTCTCCATGGCGAGCGTGATTTCGCTGTCGTCAATCAGGAGGATTCTTCGCTTCTCGGACACGGCGACCTTCCTTGGAGCCGTTTCTATCCTACCCCCATCCGTGGCACCAACGGTTTCCCATCCCCTGAGATGGGCCCGCATGCTCCCACCTCCGGCTGTCCACCGTCGCACGCTCGCCCGGCCGTGGGGCGGGCCCGACTTCGTGCGCGCAAGACAGCCGAAACACAGTATGGAAGAGGGTCATGATGCACCGTGACAGTTGGGGCCTGAGGGCCCTCGTCCTCGTCTGGAGCGTCCTCTGGAGCCTGCCGGCCGCCGCGCTCAACGCCGGCCTGGGGACGCCTCCTCCCACCGTGGACCGGCAGACGCCGCACGCCGCCGTCCAGGGCTTCCTGTCCGCGGCCCACCGGGGGGACTACGCCCTGGCCGCCCACTACCTGGACCTGGACTTCATCCCCCGGGCCGAGCAGGCGGAGCGCGGCCCCCAGCTCGCCCGCCGGCTCAAGTTCGTCCTGGACCGCAAGCTGGCGCTGGATTTGTCCTCGCTGAGCAAGGCCGCCGAGGGAGACCCGGCCGGCTCCCGGACGCAGCAGCTGGGCACCATCCCCCTGGAGGGCGCCAGCGTCGCGGTCCGCCTGCAGCGGGTGACAGCGGACGGCGCGCTGGTGTGGGTCATCAGCGAGTCCACCGTGAGGCGCGTCGACCCGCTCTTCGAGGAGTACGGCCCCCGCGTGGCGGAGTGGCTGCCCCCCGTCTTCTTCGAGGACACGGTGCTGGGGCTGGAGCCCTGGCAGTGGCTGGGCCTGCTGGTGACGCTGCTGGGCAGCCTGGGGCTGGCGGTGCTGCTGGAGCGGATGGTGCTGGCCTTCGCCCTGCGGCTGGCGCGCTGGACGCGCATCAGCTGGGACGACGACATGGTGGCCGCGGGCCGGGGGCCGCTGCTGCTGGTGGCCTTCGCGGCGCTGCTGGTGGTGGGCACCTGGTTCCTGCGCCTGCCGCGCCCCGCGCAGGAGTTCTTCAGCGGGGTGGGCTACTCGCTGAGCGTCGTCTCCCTGGCCTGGTTCATCCTGCGCTTCCTCCGGGTGTCCGCCGCCTTCGTGCAGAACCGCGTGGCCTCGGGGATGAAGGACTCCTCGCGCGCACGCAGCGTGAGCACCCAGTTGGTGGTGCTGCGCGCCATCTTCGAGGTGGCCACCTACGTCATCGCCGCCGCCCTGCTGCTCATCCAGTTCGACGTGGTGCGCAACGTGGGCGTGTCGCTGCTGGCCTCCGCCGGTATCGCCGGCCTCGTGCTCGGCCTCGCGGCGCAGAAGTCCATCTCCACGCTGCTGGCCGGCATCCAGCTGTCGATTACGCAGCCCATCCGCATCGGCGACCAGGTGGTGGTGGAGAACGAGTTCGGCACCGTGGAGGAAATCACCCTCACCTACGTGGTGCTGCGCGTGTGGGACCAGCGCCGCATGGTCATCCCCATCACCCAGTTCCTCGACAAGCCCTTCCAGAACTGGAGCAAGGGCAACGCGGAGATGCTCGGCGCCGTCACCCTCCAGGTGGACTACTTCACCGACATCAACGCCCTGCGCGCCGAGCTGACGCGCATCCTCGAGGGCGAGGGCAAGGAGCTGTGGGACCGGCGCGTGGGGAGCGTCGTCGTGCTCGAGGTGATGGACCGCACCCTCACCGTGCGCGCCCTGGTGAGCGTGGCCAACTCGGAGAAGCTCTTCGATTTGCGCGCCCTGGTGCGCGAGCGGATGGTGGAGTTCCTCCGGGCCCATCCGCAGTGGCTGCCCATCACCCGCACGGAGGCCCGCCAGGTGCCGCAGCCTCCTCCTCCGTCGGACGGGGGGCAGACGCCCGCCGCCCCACCGGCGCCTCCCAGGGCCTGAGAGGTCGGGAAATCTGGAAGGATGAAGGGGAAGGTCTCAGGAGTCCTTGCCTGCCGGGAAGGGCTCTTGAATATTCAGCGCGCCGCGGCGTCAGAGCGGACGAATTTCGCACCTACTGCTCGGGGGAGTCTTCGAGATGAAGCGTCATGCCAGGTTGTGCGGGGCCGCTGTGCTGCTGGCCGCCGCGGTGCCACTGACCGCCGGGGCGCAGGAGCGCGGCCGCACGGATGGGCCCGAGGAGTCCGAGTACGGCAAGGGCGGGTATGCGGACCCGGGCGGGCGGGGCGTGTCGCTCCAGCTCGACTGGGGCGCGGCCATCCACTCCGAGGAGCCGCCCCGGGGCGCGCCCGAGGGCCCGCCGCTGTACGTGGGCGCCACCCTGTCGCTGTGGGGAGACGACTGGTACATGCTCGACGTGAGCGCCGCCTACATCTTCGACGGCGGCCGCTTCGTGGGCATGGTGGGCCCGCGCTTCCGCACGTGGGGCTGGCCCATCGCCTTCACCGCCGGCCTCAAGGCGGGCGCCATCGTCATCCCCGAGGGAGAGGGCCTGCGCTTCGGCATCTCCCCGCAGCTGGGCGCCGAGTTCCTCCTGGGTGACGAGGACAACATCATCCTCGGCCTCAACTACACGCCGGACATCCCCATTGGCGGTGGTGGCGTGACGCACCGCCTGGGCATGGGCGTCGGTTACAAGTTCTAGAGAGGGGTCACCATGATTGCGCAGGTACTTGCCGCCGCCCTGGCGCTGACCGCCAGCCAGGCGCCCGTCTCGGTTCCCGCCACGCGCGGAAGCCCACAGGTCTCCCTGCCGTTCCCCTCCGGGAACGTGCAGACGTACAACATCATCCAGTGGGACCCCAACCAGCTGCCGCGCATCTACGAGCGCTCGGACCAGCTGCCGCTCACCGACGCGGAGCTGACCAAGCTGTCCCAGGCCGGCTTCGAGCCCGCGGACCTCGTGAAGATGATCGAGGAGCGCCGCTGCGCCTGCGACGCCAGCGCGGACGGCCTCATCAAGCTGAAGAAGGCCGGCGTGGACAAGGCGGTGCTGGCGGCCGTCTCGCGGCACGGGCTGGCGCCCAACCGCGCGCTCGACCTGCTGGTGACGCTGGACTTCACCGGGGAGAGCCGGACGGCCCGCGAGGCGTTCCTCTACTTCTTCGTGGACGACGGCGACATCACCCGCGTCTTCACCGCCAACATCCCGGAGCTGCTCCAGCGCCGCAACCGCCACGAGACGATGGTGGACCGCAGCGACATCCTGGTGGCGCGCACCGTGCGCCGCGTGCAGCTGGCCGGCAAGGTGGATTTGAAGACGTACGGCCCGCACCGGGTGCTGGTGGCCGCCAGCGCCAGCCCCACGCTGACGCACCCCTCCCAGCTCACCGAGCAGGAGCGGGCCAAGGCCCAGACGTACACCTTCGACTATCCGCGCAGCTCGCTGCAGAGCCTCTGCCGTCTGACGGCCGGCTACCGCCGCGACGCCGTGCTCACCTACAAGTGGAACTTCGAAGGCAGCCGCTTCGAATGCGAATGGAACTAGGAGTCACCGCACCATGAACCCCCGCCGACTGCTTCTGTCCGCCTGCCTCGTCGCCACGCTCGCCGCGTGCGGAGGTCCTCGCGCCTATACGCGCGGGACGTACGAGGACCCCAACACCATCGAGATGCTGTCGGACCGCTTCAACGAGAACGACCTGCAGCTCATCGCCAAGAAGATGGCGGAGTCGCTGGCCGCCTCGCCGCGCTTCGCGCAGGCCCGTCCGGATGGCTCGCTGCCCATCGTCCTGGTGGGCAAGCTGAAGAACAGCACCTCCGAGCACGTCGACATGCGCTCGCTGGGCGACAAGATTCAGACGGCGCTCGCCCAGACGGGCCGCTTCGCGCTGGTGGACCAGGCCGCGCGCCAGGACATCGCCGAGGAGTACGAGTACCAGCAGTCCGGCTACGTGGACCCCAACGCCGCCAAGGGCCCGGGGCAGCAGACGTCGGTGGACTTCCTGATGACGGGCGACCTCGCCTCCATCATCCAGGAGGTCGGCAACGACAAGCTCGTCTACTACAAGATGACGGCCAAGCTGAGCAACGTGAAGACCGGCCTCATCGAGTGGACGGACGAGAAGCAGATCCGCAAGAAGTTCGAGAAGCGCAGCGTCGGCTGGTAGCAGGCTGACGGTGTCCGCTCCGCGAAGGTCCTCCTCCATGGCTTCCTCCCCACCCCGCCCGGCGCGACTGACCGGGTGGGGCGGGCTCGCGCTCGCGAGCCTGCTCCTCCTGTCTGGCTGCGCCGGTGACTACGTGGCGCGTACGCGAGGCGTGCGCGCGGCGTACCAGTCCGAGAACTACCCGGACGCGCTGGAAGCGCTGGACTCGGCCGCGAAGGAGGGCGTGGAGAAGGACCGGCTGCTGGTCCTGCTGGACAAGGGCATGGTGCTGCACGCCGCCCGGAAGTGGGCGGAGAGCAACGCCGTGCTGGAGGAGGCCGAGAAGCTGGCCGACCAGCTCGACGCCGTGTCCGTCTCCGAGGAGGCCGGGGCGCTCGTCACCAACGAGCGCCAGCGCGCGTACCGGGGGGAGGACTTCGAGAAGCTGATGATCTCCGTCATCCAGGCGCTCAACTACGCCGAGCTGGGCGAGGCCGAGAGCGCGATGGTGGAGGTGCGCCAGGTCAACGAGCGCCTGGAGAAGATGGTCGTCGACGAGAAGAAGCCGTACCAGCAGCTCGCCGTCGCGCGCTACCTGGCCGGCGTCATCCGCGAGGACCAGCGGGACTGGGACTCGGCGTACATCGACTACGCGAAGGCGTACGAGCTGGAGCCGCACCTGGGCGACCTGGTGGAGCCCCTGCTGCGGCTGGCGAAGCTGGCGGGCCGGGACGACGCCTACGCCGACCTGAAGGCGAAGCACCCGGGCGTGCCGCACGAGCCCCTGGCGCCGGGCGACGGGCAGCTCGTGGTGGTGGTGGAGGCGGGCCTGTCCCCGGAGAAGCAGCGCGCCTCCCAGTCGTACGGTGACGGCGGGGACCTCATCGAGGTGCCCGTGTACCGGGACCGGGGCAGCGCGCCGCTGGTGACGGTGGGAGTGGGGCCGCAAGAGCAGCGGGCGGTGACGGTGACGTCACTGGCGGCGGTGGCGCGCATCCACCTGGACAACCGCATTGGCGGGATGCTGGCCAAGCAACTGGCGGGCGTGGCGGTGAAGGCGGGCGTGGCCGCGGGCGTGGGCGCCCTGACGAAGAGCGAGGAGGTGGGCGCGCTCGCCTTCCTCCTCCTGAATGCGACGAACGCGCCAGACCTGCGCTCCTGGCTTTCGCTGCCGGCGGAGTTCCAGGTGGCGCGCTTCCGGGTGCCGGCGGGCAGTCACACGGTGCGTGTGGAGGCCCGGGGCCGGACGACGGAGCACGTGGTGGACGTGAAGCCCGGGCGGGTGGGACTGATGGTGGTGCGGCGCTACTGAGCGGGGTAGGGTGCGCGCCCTCATGTCGTCGGTCCCGGCCGCAGTGGCCCTGTACTCATTCATCATCGTCCTGGGCTCCCTGCTGGGCGCGGTGGCGGTGGTGTGGAACGAGCGGCCCACGCAGCTGGTGCGCTTCCTGGCCTTCGCGGCGGGGGTGATGCTGGGCGCGGCCTTCTTCCACATGCTGCCCGAGGCGTACTCCGGAGGCGGCTGGTGGGCCTTCGCGCTGGTGCCCGCGGGCTTCGTCTTCATCCTGGTGCTGGAGCGCTACCTGGTGGCGCACGCGGGCGAGGATTTGCCCGGCGACCACATGTCCGGCACCGGAAGGCCGGCGCAGCCCGGGCAGGTGATTGGGCTCACCGCGTTCCTGGGGCTGTCCACGCACACGCTGTTCGACGGGATTGCGCTGGGCTCGGCGGTGGAGGAGGGCGTGGGCGCCATGGCGCTCTTGGCCATCGTCTCGCACAAGGTGCCCTCGGCGCTGTCGCTGGCATCCATCCTCAAGACGGAGGGGCGCTCGCGGGGCTCCATCCTGCTGCTGGCGACGCTGTACGGGCTGATGGTGCCGGCGGGCGCGGCGCTCTACTTCCTCTTCGACGCCGTGCTCCAGTTCGAGAGCCTCGCCGCCAAGGCGCTGGCCTTCTCCGCGGGCACGTTCCTCTACATCGCGGTGTCGGACCTGCTGCCGCACGTGCACCGGCACGGCAAGGACCACCCGGGGCGCAACGTGCTGGCGCTCTTCTTCGGCCTGCTGCTGATGTTCATGCTCGCGCGGTGGATGGGACACCCCGCGGGGCACTGAGCGGGGCTCAGGTCCGCTCGATGCTCCACGTGGGCAGCGCCTCCAGGAAGCGCTTGTCGCGCGAGTCGGGCATGCCGGCGTAGGCGACGGAGAACTCGTGGAGGGCCGCCCCCGCGAGGCCATGCGCCACGCGGCGCGCGTGCTCGAGGGAGCCGTGCCGCTCCATCCGTCCGCGCACCCAGCGCAGCTCCGCCTCCGTGCGCTCGGCCCGGGGCGCCGCGAGCAGGCGCGAGAGGCGGGCGCGCTCGCCGGCGGGGAGGGCGCCGAGCAGGTGGATGAGCATCAGCGTGCGCTTGCCCTCGCGGAGGTCTCCGTTGAGCTCCTTGCCGTAGCGGGCTTCGTCGCCCACGAGATTGAGCAGGTCGTCCTGTATCTGGAACGCGGCGCCGACGAAGAAGCCGAAGCGCAGGAAGCGCTCCAGGTCCACGGTGCCGCGTGTGCCGACGAGGGCGCCGATGCGCAGCGGGTAGATGCTCGTGTACCAGCACGTCTTCTTCAGCACCATGCGCAGGTAGTCGGCCTCGCCCAGGTCGGTGGCGTTGTGCTGGCGCCAGGCGAGCTCCAGCGCCTGGCCTTCCACGGACTCGCGGGCCATGCGCTGTGCCTCCTCCAGCACGCGCAGCGTGAGGTGGGGCCCCAGGCGCGCCACGTCGTCGAGGAGGGGCCGCAGGCTCAGCACCGCCAGCGCGTCCCCCACGTTGACGGCCACGGGCACGCCATGGAGCTGGTGCAGCGTGGGGCGGCCCCGGCGCTCCTCGCTCTCGTCCTCCACGTCGTCGTGGACGAGGAAGGCGTTGTGGAGCAGCTCCAGCGCGACGGCGGGGCCCAGCGCCTCCTCGGGCCGGGCGCCGAAGGCACTGGCCGCCGCGAGGCAGAGGCTGGCGCGCAGGGCCCGGCCGCCCCGCTCCGGGTAGTCCGCGACGAGCGTCTGGAGGGGCGCCTCATGGGGATGGGCGTCACGCAGGTACTGGCGCATGCGGGCTCGCGCGGCATCGCCGTACTCGGCGAGCAGCTCGCGGACGAGCAGGGCCTGGGGCAGGGGGCGCATGGAGGGCTTGCGCTCAGCGCGGCGCGAGTCGCACGTACACCGTGCCCTGGGGAAGTCCCGTGCGGGCGTC
The window above is part of the Pyxidicoccus xibeiensis genome. Proteins encoded here:
- a CDS encoding response regulator, with amino-acid sequence MSEKRRILLIDDSEITLAMEKAVLEARGYEVVATSTLMEFEKTLQSWRPDLILTDIHMPEAKGTDICRTLKNEYGTQDIPIVLFSSLPDDELSKLAEQVGADGSLSKVNGLEAMGEKIDELVQSILW
- a CDS encoding mechanosensitive ion channel family protein is translated as MMHRDSWGLRALVLVWSVLWSLPAAALNAGLGTPPPTVDRQTPHAAVQGFLSAAHRGDYALAAHYLDLDFIPRAEQAERGPQLARRLKFVLDRKLALDLSSLSKAAEGDPAGSRTQQLGTIPLEGASVAVRLQRVTADGALVWVISESTVRRVDPLFEEYGPRVAEWLPPVFFEDTVLGLEPWQWLGLLVTLLGSLGLAVLLERMVLAFALRLARWTRISWDDDMVAAGRGPLLLVAFAALLVVGTWFLRLPRPAQEFFSGVGYSLSVVSLAWFILRFLRVSAAFVQNRVASGMKDSSRARSVSTQLVVLRAIFEVATYVIAAALLLIQFDVVRNVGVSLLASAGIAGLVLGLAAQKSISTLLAGIQLSITQPIRIGDQVVVENEFGTVEEITLTYVVLRVWDQRRMVIPITQFLDKPFQNWSKGNAEMLGAVTLQVDYFTDINALRAELTRILEGEGKELWDRRVGSVVVLEVMDRTLTVRALVSVANSEKLFDLRALVRERMVEFLRAHPQWLPITRTEARQVPQPPPPSDGGQTPAAPPAPPRA
- the lpoB gene encoding penicillin-binding protein activator LpoB, which codes for MNPRRLLLSACLVATLAACGGPRAYTRGTYEDPNTIEMLSDRFNENDLQLIAKKMAESLAASPRFAQARPDGSLPIVLVGKLKNSTSEHVDMRSLGDKIQTALAQTGRFALVDQAARQDIAEEYEYQQSGYVDPNAAKGPGQQTSVDFLMTGDLASIIQEVGNDKLVYYKMTAKLSNVKTGLIEWTDEKQIRKKFEKRSVGW
- a CDS encoding COG3014 family protein, which produces MASSPPRPARLTGWGGLALASLLLLSGCAGDYVARTRGVRAAYQSENYPDALEALDSAAKEGVEKDRLLVLLDKGMVLHAARKWAESNAVLEEAEKLADQLDAVSVSEEAGALVTNERQRAYRGEDFEKLMISVIQALNYAELGEAESAMVEVRQVNERLEKMVVDEKKPYQQLAVARYLAGVIREDQRDWDSAYIDYAKAYELEPHLGDLVEPLLRLAKLAGRDDAYADLKAKHPGVPHEPLAPGDGQLVVVVEAGLSPEKQRASQSYGDGGDLIEVPVYRDRGSAPLVTVGVGPQEQRAVTVTSLAAVARIHLDNRIGGMLAKQLAGVAVKAGVAAGVGALTKSEEVGALAFLLLNATNAPDLRSWLSLPAEFQVARFRVPAGSHTVRVEARGRTTEHVVDVKPGRVGLMVVRRY
- a CDS encoding ZIP family metal transporter is translated as MSSVPAAVALYSFIIVLGSLLGAVAVVWNERPTQLVRFLAFAAGVMLGAAFFHMLPEAYSGGGWWAFALVPAGFVFILVLERYLVAHAGEDLPGDHMSGTGRPAQPGQVIGLTAFLGLSTHTLFDGIALGSAVEEGVGAMALLAIVSHKVPSALSLASILKTEGRSRGSILLLATLYGLMVPAGAALYFLFDAVLQFESLAAKALAFSAGTFLYIAVSDLLPHVHRHGKDHPGRNVLALFFGLLLMFMLARWMGHPAGH
- a CDS encoding polyprenyl synthetase family protein is translated as MRPLPQALLVRELLAEYGDAARARMRQYLRDAHPHEAPLQTLVADYPERGGRALRASLCLAAASAFGARPEEALGPAVALELLHNAFLVHDDVEDESEERRGRPTLHQLHGVPVAVNVGDALAVLSLRPLLDDVARLGPHLTLRVLEEAQRMARESVEGQALELAWRQHNATDLGEADYLRMVLKKTCWYTSIYPLRIGALVGTRGTVDLERFLRFGFFVGAAFQIQDDLLNLVGDEARYGKELNGDLREGKRTLMLIHLLGALPAGERARLSRLLAAPRAERTEAELRWVRGRMERHGSLEHARRVAHGLAGAALHEFSVAYAGMPDSRDKRFLEALPTWSIERT